A stretch of the Thalassotalea euphylliae genome encodes the following:
- a CDS encoding DUF885 domain-containing protein: MQFNKSLLALALSTAVLAGCGSEQSTNTAPVAEKATEQQTVAAAQTESEKANALFDQIFDEGIDRSPMMQTFLGIKKDYDKWNDISEENALKELEITKQDLKRIQALDVSKLDQQTAVSYALLEQKLQQEIDDFQWRHHNYPVNQMFGLHSQVPAMLINQQTIADEKEANDYIARVNGTNKLINQLIDQLKIREAKGIIAPKFVFPHVIRDSKNIIAGAPFEAGEDGTILADFRKKVNKLELDDAKKAALIADVEKALVEQLKPAYDSLVAYLMELETKADTRDGAWKFPEGEAFFNNALNRTTTTDLTSDQIHEIGLSEVARIHDEMRAIMKKVNFEGDLAAFFEFMRNDKQFYYNSDEEGRARYLKEATAYIDTMKERLDELFLSKPKAGLIVKAVEPFREKSAGKAFYQQPTPDGSRPGIYYANLYDMEAMPTYQMEALAYHEGIPGHHMEIAMKQELEGIPKFRKFGRYTAYTEGWGLYSEMIPKEIGFYQDPYSDFGRLAMELWRACRLVVDTGIHAKKWTREQGIEYYVTNTPNAKSDAVKMVERHVVMPSQATAYKIGMLKIVELREMAKEKLGDKFDIRQFHNVVLSQGPVPLNVLTDMVNEYIAKNS; the protein is encoded by the coding sequence ATGCAATTTAACAAGTCATTATTAGCTTTAGCCCTTAGCACTGCCGTTCTAGCAGGTTGTGGTTCAGAGCAATCAACAAACACAGCACCCGTTGCAGAAAAAGCCACAGAGCAACAAACCGTTGCCGCAGCACAAACTGAATCAGAAAAAGCGAATGCGCTATTTGATCAAATTTTTGACGAAGGTATTGATCGCAGCCCAATGATGCAGACGTTCTTAGGCATCAAAAAAGACTACGATAAATGGAATGACATTTCAGAAGAAAACGCACTTAAAGAACTGGAAATTACCAAACAAGATTTAAAGCGTATTCAAGCACTTGATGTGAGCAAGCTTGACCAACAAACAGCGGTTAGCTACGCCTTGTTAGAACAAAAATTACAACAAGAAATTGATGATTTTCAATGGCGCCATCACAACTACCCTGTTAACCAAATGTTTGGTTTACATTCGCAAGTACCAGCCATGCTGATTAATCAGCAAACGATTGCCGATGAAAAAGAAGCGAACGATTACATTGCACGTGTCAATGGTACGAATAAACTGATCAACCAATTAATTGACCAGCTAAAAATTCGTGAAGCGAAAGGCATTATCGCCCCTAAATTTGTATTCCCACATGTTATTCGTGATTCGAAAAACATTATTGCGGGCGCTCCTTTTGAAGCCGGTGAAGACGGCACAATTTTGGCTGATTTCCGCAAAAAGGTGAACAAGCTGGAATTAGACGATGCCAAAAAAGCAGCTTTAATCGCTGACGTTGAAAAGGCACTAGTTGAGCAATTAAAACCTGCTTACGACAGCTTAGTTGCGTATTTAATGGAACTGGAAACCAAAGCCGATACACGTGACGGCGCATGGAAGTTCCCTGAAGGTGAAGCGTTCTTCAATAATGCCCTAAACCGCACAACAACCACAGACTTAACATCTGATCAAATTCATGAAATTGGCTTAAGCGAAGTTGCACGTATTCACGATGAAATGCGCGCCATCATGAAAAAAGTAAACTTTGAAGGAGATTTAGCCGCATTTTTCGAGTTTATGCGCAATGACAAACAGTTCTACTACAACAGTGACGAAGAAGGTCGCGCTCGCTACTTAAAAGAAGCAACAGCATACATCGACACGATGAAAGAGCGCCTAGACGAGCTGTTCTTAAGCAAGCCAAAAGCTGGCCTAATTGTTAAAGCAGTAGAACCTTTCCGCGAAAAATCTGCTGGTAAAGCTTTCTACCAGCAGCCAACACCAGATGGCTCTCGCCCAGGTATTTACTACGCGAACCTTTACGACATGGAAGCCATGCCAACATATCAAATGGAAGCCTTGGCTTACCACGAAGGTATTCCGGGTCACCATATGGAAATTGCTATGAAGCAAGAGCTTGAGGGTATTCCAAAATTCCGTAAGTTTGGCCGCTACACCGCTTACACTGAAGGTTGGGGCTTATACTCTGAAATGATCCCGAAAGAAATTGGTTTCTATCAAGACCCATATTCAGACTTTGGTCGTTTAGCCATGGAATTATGGCGCGCCTGTCGTTTAGTGGTTGATACAGGTATTCACGCGAAAAAATGGACGCGCGAGCAAGGTATCGAGTACTACGTAACCAATACGCCGAATGCAAAGTCTGACGCAGTTAAAATGGTTGAACGTCATGTGGTGATGCCATCACAAGCAACAGCATACAAAATTGGTATGTTAAAAATTGTTGAACTGCGTGAAATGGCCAAAGAAAAGCTAGGTGACAAGTTCGATATTCGCCAATTCCACAACGTTGTGTTAAGCCAAGGTCCTGTACCGTTAAACGTACTAACCGATATGGTGAACGAATATATCGCGAAAAATAGCTAG
- a CDS encoding mechanosensitive ion channel family protein, translating into MDEMPAQLQEFKKLYELIAEYLVTYSFQILGAVIILIIGWWLASKVSKLVRKVCEKRNLDATLSGFFSSLAKTTVILLFVVVAVSQLGFTIAPLIAAIGALTFGISLAIQGPISNYGAGLAIILTRPYKLGDTIILKERCGIVDDIKLAMTVLRNEDGERIFIPNKEVVGEIFHNSQENKLMEAEIAIGYDADPEVAIGLIQDTLASKLSDAAKIQVGIDRFSPLGFHLVYRCWVPTAEYFAQRFQLNLSVYQALKQAGISMPTPTQNVQVVGSEPLEGQ; encoded by the coding sequence ATGGATGAAATGCCGGCACAGTTGCAGGAATTTAAAAAACTCTACGAGTTAATTGCAGAATATTTAGTGACATACAGCTTCCAAATTCTTGGTGCTGTTATCATTCTGATTATTGGTTGGTGGCTGGCGTCAAAGGTTAGCAAACTCGTTCGCAAGGTTTGTGAAAAACGAAACCTTGATGCAACCTTAAGCGGCTTTTTTAGTAGCCTAGCCAAAACAACGGTAATTCTACTGTTTGTTGTGGTTGCGGTTAGCCAACTGGGTTTTACCATCGCTCCGCTAATCGCTGCCATAGGCGCGCTAACATTTGGTATTAGTTTGGCGATTCAGGGGCCGATATCTAACTACGGCGCAGGGTTGGCGATAATTTTAACAAGGCCCTACAAGCTAGGAGACACCATTATTTTAAAAGAGCGGTGCGGTATTGTTGATGATATAAAACTCGCGATGACAGTGCTTAGAAATGAAGATGGTGAGCGCATTTTTATTCCCAACAAAGAGGTAGTTGGGGAAATATTCCACAATAGCCAAGAAAACAAGTTGATGGAGGCCGAAATTGCCATTGGCTATGACGCCGACCCTGAAGTGGCAATTGGCTTAATTCAAGATACCCTAGCCAGCAAGCTAAGTGATGCCGCTAAAATTCAAGTGGGTATTGATCGATTTTCGCCACTTGGGTTTCATTTGGTTTATCGCTGTTGGGTACCTACCGCTGAATACTTCGCACAGCGTTTTCAATTGAACTTAAGTGTTTATCAGGCGCTGAAACAAGCGGGGATTAGTATGCCTACGCCTACACAAAATGTTCAGGTGGTGGGAAGTGAGCCGCTAGAAGGGCAATAG
- a CDS encoding DUF2780 domain-containing protein has translation MSTKPIALLLSSALLFSAPSHAEGWLESLKSMLGIGTSESQEAEQPQASIEGLMASLKSLGVTEAQIQGGLAAIMNFVSNNISSEEFNQLAEALPGSKELLDAVPDISQLKSGSGLSGLLDKASEYSDTLKAANDVKKQFEVIGLSPEMIGQYTTKIQEYLDTPEGAQAKQIIQDSLGKLLG, from the coding sequence ATGTCTACTAAGCCTATCGCCCTATTACTAAGTTCCGCACTGTTGTTTTCAGCGCCATCTCACGCCGAAGGTTGGCTTGAAAGTTTAAAAAGTATGCTCGGTATTGGTACCAGCGAAAGCCAAGAAGCTGAACAACCTCAAGCCAGTATTGAAGGCTTGATGGCCAGCTTAAAGAGCTTGGGAGTTACCGAAGCACAAATTCAAGGCGGTTTAGCCGCGATTATGAATTTTGTCTCTAACAATATTTCGAGTGAAGAATTCAACCAACTTGCTGAAGCTTTACCTGGCAGCAAAGAATTGTTAGATGCAGTACCCGATATTAGCCAGCTCAAATCAGGCTCTGGCCTTTCTGGTTTGCTTGATAAGGCAAGTGAGTACAGCGACACCTTAAAAGCTGCCAATGATGTGAAAAAACAATTTGAAGTGATTGGCTTGTCGCCGGAGATGATTGGTCAGTACACCACTAAAATTCAAGAGTATTTAGATACACCAGAAGGCGCTCAAGCTAAACAAATTATTCAAGATAGCTTGGGGAAGCTACTCGGCTAG
- a CDS encoding HlyD family type I secretion periplasmic adaptor subunit, which translates to MANAFQAAKVTSVNTSIKQPMLLGLLIIIVFVVGSGLWAMTAPLASAIIASGQIKVDTNRKQIQHLDGGVVREVLVKDGQQVTNGDVMVLLDPVQAESSLAVVRSALFAARIQRARLQAERDGINAPDFSLVRTTQPSEGKSAQDKQGLIAAQTSLFAIRREVQTSQQEILAQQIDNLLTQIDGYRAQKKATERQVTISSDELVNLRQLRAQGLVDNGRLLELERNLAQLEGERGEFISLIAGARSSIDEKKLELIRIKRSFNEEVLAELQEVEQQIIDLQEREIAAAHTLQQMVVKAPVTGTVVGLNVHTIGGVVVPGQLLLEIVPADDKLIIEGQVTPTDIDDVIVGQQARVKLSGFQQRTTPELQGRVKYVSADSMLDERSGVTFFLVRVSVSTDELKKLNELELIPGMPAEVFIQTGERTALEYLLQPLVDTIDRAWRES; encoded by the coding sequence ATGGCAAACGCTTTTCAAGCAGCTAAAGTTACCAGCGTAAATACGTCGATAAAACAGCCGATGTTACTGGGGCTATTGATCATTATTGTCTTTGTTGTGGGCAGTGGCTTATGGGCAATGACGGCGCCTCTTGCCAGTGCCATTATTGCTTCTGGTCAAATTAAAGTAGACACTAATCGCAAGCAAATACAGCACTTAGATGGTGGTGTCGTACGTGAAGTGTTAGTGAAAGATGGTCAGCAAGTTACTAATGGTGATGTGATGGTGTTGCTAGACCCTGTTCAGGCTGAGTCCTCGTTAGCTGTTGTTCGCAGTGCCTTATTTGCCGCTCGTATTCAACGAGCTAGGTTGCAAGCAGAGCGAGATGGCATAAATGCTCCAGATTTTTCGTTAGTTCGCACGACACAACCATCTGAAGGTAAAAGCGCCCAAGATAAGCAGGGGTTGATAGCTGCGCAAACATCTTTATTCGCTATTCGCCGTGAAGTTCAGACATCTCAACAAGAAATCTTAGCCCAGCAAATCGACAATTTGTTAACACAAATTGATGGCTATCGAGCTCAAAAAAAGGCCACAGAGCGGCAAGTGACCATTAGTAGTGACGAGTTAGTTAACCTTAGACAGCTAAGAGCGCAAGGACTTGTCGATAACGGCCGACTTTTGGAGCTTGAACGCAACCTGGCGCAGCTTGAAGGAGAGCGTGGCGAGTTTATCTCTTTAATCGCAGGAGCTCGTTCAAGTATTGATGAGAAAAAACTAGAATTGATTCGAATCAAGCGCAGCTTTAATGAAGAAGTGTTAGCTGAGTTACAAGAAGTTGAGCAACAGATTATTGATTTGCAAGAGCGTGAAATTGCTGCCGCTCATACCTTGCAACAAATGGTGGTAAAAGCGCCAGTGACTGGCACTGTGGTGGGTCTTAACGTTCACACCATTGGCGGGGTCGTTGTGCCGGGTCAGTTATTGCTGGAAATTGTGCCAGCAGATGACAAGCTAATCATTGAGGGGCAAGTCACTCCCACTGATATAGATGATGTTATTGTAGGCCAGCAAGCACGAGTTAAGCTCTCTGGCTTTCAGCAGCGCACAACGCCGGAACTGCAGGGGCGGGTAAAATATGTGTCGGCAGACAGTATGTTAGATGAGCGCAGTGGCGTAACCTTTTTCCTAGTAAGGGTGAGTGTATCCACTGACGAATTAAAAAAGCTCAATGAATTGGAACTCATTCCTGGCATGCCCGCCGAAGTTTTTATTCAAACTGGAGAACGCACGGCGCTAGAATATTTATTACAGCCTTTAGTGGACACCATTGATCGGGCTTGGCGGGAAAGTTAA
- a CDS encoding type I secretion system permease/ATPase, with protein sequence MTDSNTDELPFYRALSQLKRSLVPVILFSCVINILMLVSPLYMLQVYDRVLISASQPTLLFLTLFAIAALMVLIALDSVRSLVLSRVGCRFENDVASYTFKNILEQGGHSQPLRDIETVRSFISSPALAAIMDAPWTPLYLGLIYVLHPWLGHLALAGAIVLFTLALIGESLTRKVQSESTSASGEAYRFTDICARQQSAIYAMGMADNLKAKWREPRMQSLATSAVATQRSGYISSLSKGIRFSLQVGILGMGAFLVIQQESSPGVMIAASIIMGRGLAPIEACISGWRLVIQARDAKARLIAFQQHFAEPVEPLPLPAPVGNLAVKNIIYQFDGSESPLLKDISFHISAGTVLGITGPNAAGKTTLGKLLLGLVKPIHGEIRLDNATYDQWDREQLGPYIGYLPQEVELFPGSIAENIARFNDASPEQIMEAGQLAGVHDMILHLDQGYNCAAGDFGEVLSGGQRQRVALARAVFGQPKLVLLDEPTSSLDAEAERSVMKAIVALKQQGATVIVIGHRPALMNVTDQLLVLRDGRIAAFGETQEIMSQLIRPVVETKSS encoded by the coding sequence ATGACAGACAGTAATACTGACGAACTCCCTTTTTATAGAGCGCTTAGCCAACTTAAGCGCTCGCTTGTTCCGGTTATTCTATTTAGCTGTGTGATCAATATTTTAATGTTAGTTTCACCGCTGTATATGCTGCAAGTTTACGATCGTGTCCTGATCTCGGCGAGTCAGCCGACCTTACTGTTTTTGACCTTGTTTGCTATTGCTGCACTGATGGTGCTTATTGCTCTAGATAGCGTGCGAAGTCTTGTACTCTCAAGAGTAGGTTGTCGCTTTGAAAATGATGTCGCGAGCTATACTTTTAAAAACATATTAGAGCAAGGAGGCCACAGCCAACCACTGCGAGATATTGAAACGGTGCGCTCATTTATCTCTAGCCCTGCATTGGCGGCGATTATGGATGCCCCTTGGACACCACTTTATTTAGGGCTTATTTATGTCTTACACCCTTGGTTAGGACATTTAGCTTTAGCTGGTGCCATTGTTTTATTCACTCTAGCACTTATCGGCGAAAGCTTAACCCGCAAGGTGCAATCAGAAAGCACCAGCGCCAGTGGTGAAGCGTATCGTTTTACCGATATTTGTGCCCGTCAGCAAAGCGCTATTTATGCGATGGGTATGGCCGATAACTTAAAAGCTAAATGGCGCGAGCCGCGCATGCAAAGCTTAGCGACAAGCGCAGTTGCAACCCAGCGCAGTGGCTATATTTCATCACTATCAAAAGGTATTCGCTTTAGCTTGCAGGTCGGTATTTTAGGCATGGGGGCATTCTTAGTTATTCAACAAGAATCCTCGCCGGGCGTTATGATTGCGGCATCCATAATAATGGGGCGCGGGTTAGCTCCAATTGAAGCGTGCATTAGTGGCTGGAGACTGGTTATTCAAGCACGAGATGCCAAAGCAAGGTTGATCGCGTTTCAACAACACTTTGCTGAGCCGGTAGAGCCTTTACCTTTGCCTGCGCCAGTCGGTAATTTGGCGGTAAAAAATATTATTTATCAGTTTGATGGCAGTGAGTCGCCGTTGTTAAAAGATATCAGCTTTCACATATCAGCAGGTACGGTGCTTGGCATTACAGGCCCCAATGCCGCTGGTAAAACAACGTTAGGAAAATTATTACTTGGCTTGGTTAAACCAATACATGGTGAGATAAGGCTAGATAATGCGACTTATGATCAATGGGACAGGGAGCAACTCGGCCCTTATATTGGTTACTTGCCGCAAGAAGTTGAATTGTTCCCAGGCTCGATAGCAGAGAATATTGCGCGATTTAACGACGCATCACCCGAGCAAATTATGGAAGCAGGTCAACTCGCTGGTGTGCACGACATGATTTTACATCTTGACCAAGGGTATAACTGTGCCGCTGGTGACTTTGGTGAAGTTCTATCAGGTGGTCAGCGCCAGCGTGTTGCCCTGGCAAGAGCCGTATTTGGGCAACCTAAATTGGTTCTATTAGATGAACCAACTTCATCACTTGATGCAGAAGCCGAGCGTAGTGTGATGAAAGCAATTGTGGCGCTCAAGCAACAAGGGGCAACAGTGATCGTCATTGGTCATAGACCAGCGCTAATGAATGTTACAGATCAGTTGTTAGTGCTGCGCGATGGGCGAATAGCCGCTTTTGGTGAAACACAGGAAATTATGAGCCAGTTGATCAGACCGGTAGTGGAAACAAAGTCGAGTTAA